One Capsicum annuum cultivar UCD-10X-F1 chromosome 2, UCD10Xv1.1, whole genome shotgun sequence genomic window carries:
- the LOC107860288 gene encoding nuclear pore complex protein NUP98A isoform X3, whose protein sequence is MSLFSAPSSSPFSSVILFGSTSGVQQTSNSGVPQLFGTMTSSAPQPARPFGSLTPFGGPLSFNAANNANVSDSSVFGTLEAPAFVFSSNSHFGTQSSDSYSFGQPAVSMSGSKGKESTTPFLKSSGFGMSAFCINQKGSRIASYIATPEIGADTGPSRAKIQSIYGMPTYKDKSQEELRFEDYQLGDKGTLAFNAATTATSGQTENISPGSFTLPTFGKKNDVNSAANEPLLWSRDANVSDSFVFGGLKPPVFGVSSNSHFGTPRCDSYSFGQPALSMSGSKGKESTIPLFQSSGFGKPAFGINQKGSRAASYIATPEKDSARPGGEKILSICAMQTYKDKSQEELRFEDYQLGDKGQKWGFSVGISSTQGFGVIDNTGPLTSPVFNQSPVDQPFYSHFSFSNKNSTATASTPFLKPQQSISHIFPPKTSLLNTCDTESRVASSSSDVSFSPWIHLPFPPLNPASSSSTSSTSSALRNPWALSTSSTTSLTAAPSTTSTFSPLTNPWPFPPLNPTSSSSTFSTSSALRNPWALSTSSTTSLTQSPPRAGLVAPSTTSTFSPLTNPWPFPPLNPASSSSTTSLTQSPLCADLVTPSTTSTFSPLPNPWPFAPLKPSGHDSDQKSSFSPIPVLATGSAPQSSLCLNCLKQLQPTPPGLCNVSSSLSIGLENSRTSSPIMPPAETQPSVQITVEHPNLTTSIQYGISSLPVSNNPAPVRRKSSLIIRHSSLGRRRLPPQKYNPASDKPKVPFFMDKENASGLLRTEVIISPRENLMDWVRPTAKEFPLEDDSRTHGGKVDDKPKLDPKEMHYDKCGDDKDLDAIMPKLQRSDYYTVPPIEDLISKEKEEADFCCHVKDFVVGRHGYGSIKFLGETDVRKLDLDSAVHFNSREVIIYMDESKKPPVGQGLNKPAEITLLNVRCINKSTGREYKDGPVVNKYRDILIKKAAEQDAEFVSYDPVQGQWKFRVSHF, encoded by the exons ATGTCCTTGTTTTCTGCTCCAT CTTCAAGCCCATTTAGCAGTGTCATCCTATTTGGTTCTACATCCGGAGTTCAACAGACTAGCAACTCCGGTGTGCCACAGTTGTTTGGAACAATGACCTCATCAGCACCACAACCTGCTCGTCCTTTTGGAAGTTTAACACCTTTTGGCG GACCATTATCCTTTAATGCAGCAAATAATGCCAATGTCTCGGACTCCTCTGTATTTGGAACTCTAGAAGCTCCTGCATTTGTTTTTTCAAGCAACTCACACTTTGGCACCCAAAGTTCAGATTCCTATTCCTTTGGCCAACCAGCAGTATCCATGTCAGGGAGCAAAG GAAAAGAAAGTACAACACCTTTCCTCAAGAGCTCTGGTTTTGGAATGTCAGCATTTTGCATTAATCAGAAAGGAAGTAGAATAGCATCATATATTGCAACTCCAGAGATTGGTGCTGACACAGGACCCAGTCGTGCAAAAATTCAATCAATTTACGGAATGCCGACTTATAAAGATAAAAGCCAGGAGGAGTTGAGGTTTGAGGACTACCAGTTAGGTGATAAAG GAACATTAGCCTTTAATGCAGCGACGACTGCTACATCTGGTCAAACAGAAAACATATCCCCGGGTTCATTCACTTTACCGACATTTGGAAAGAAAAATGACGTTAATAGTGCGGCCAATGAACCTCTGCTTTGGTCCAGGGATGCCAATGTCTCAGACTCCTTCGTATTTGGAGGTCTAAAACCTCCTGTGTTTGGTGTTTCAAGCAACTCACACTTTGGCACCCCAAGATGTGATTCCTACTCATTTGGCCAACCAGCTCTATCCATGTCAGGGAGCAAAG GAAAAGAAAGTACAATACCTTTGTTCCAGAGCTCTGGTTTTGGAAAGCCAGCATTTGGTATTAATCAGAAAGGAAGTAGAGCAGCATCATACATTGCAACTCCAGAGAAAGATAGCGCAAGACCTGGTGGTGAAAAAATTCTATCCATTTGCGCAATGCAGACTTATAAAGATAAAAGCCAAGAGGAGTTGAGGTTTGAGGACTACCAGTTAGGTGATAAAG GTCAGAAATGGGGTTTTTCAGTTGGTATTTCCAGCACACAGGGATTTGGTGTCATCGACAACACGGGGCCTCTCACATCACCAGTATTTAACCAATCACCTGTTGATCAACCTTTTTACTCCCAtttctcattttcaaataaaaattctaCAGCAACTGCTTCTACCCCTTTTCTGAAGCCGCAGCAGTCCATTTCCCATATATTCCCCCCTAAAACATCATTGTTAAACACTTGTGACACTGAAAGTAGAGTGGCATCTAGTTCCTCAGATGTTTCATTTTCTCCATGGATCCATTTGCCGTTTCCACCTTTAAATCCAGCTTCCAGTTCTTCCACTTCCTCCACCTCTTCTGCATTAAGGAATCCATGGGCTttatctacatcttccactacatcACTTACGGCTGCACCTTCCACTACCTCCACCTTTTCTCCATTAACCAATCCATGGCCGTTTCCACCTTTAAATCCAACTTCCAGTTCTTCCACTTTCTCCACGTCTTCTGCATTAAGGAATCCATGGGCCttatctacatcttccactacatcACTTACCCAATCTCCACCGCGTGCAGGTTTGGTCGCACCTTCCACTACCTCCACCTTTTCTCCATTAACCAATCCATGGCCATTTCCACCTTTAAATCCAGCTTCCAGTTCTTCCACTACATCACTTACCCAATCTCCACTATGTGCAGATTTAGTCACACCTTCCACTACCTCCACCTTTTCTCCATTACCCAATCCATGGCCGTTTGCACCTTTAAAACCATCAGGCCATGATTCTGATCAAAAGAGCTCTTTTTCTCCCATTCCTGTTTTAGCTACAGGAAGCGCTCCACAATCCTCATTATGCTTGAATTGCTTAAAGCAGTTACAGCCTACTCCCCCAGGACTTTGTAATGTTTCAAGCTCTCTATCTATTGGATTGGAAAACTCAAGAACATCATCACCAATTATGCCTCCTGCTGAAACACAACCTTCAGTCCAAATCACGGTTGAGCACCCGAATTTGACAACATCCATCCAATATGGAATTTCTAGTTTACCT GTTTCTAATAACCCTGCTCCGGTCAGACGAAAATCATCGTTGATAATTCGACATTCATCTCTAGGTCGGCGTAGGTTGCCACCTCAGAAATACAATCCTGCAAGTGATAAACCAAAG GTTCCCTTTTTCATGGATAAAGAAAACGCTTCTGGCTTACTAAGGACAGAAGTCATCATCAGTCCAAGGGAAAATCTAATGGACTGGGTTCGGCCTACCGCTAAAGAATTTCCACTGGAAGATGACTCAC GTACGCACGGAGGCAAAGTTGATGATAAACCCAAGTTAGATCCTAAGGAGATGCATTATGATAAATGTGGCGATGACAAGGATTTGGATGCCATAATGCCGAAGCTCCAACGTTCTGATTACTACACAGTTCCTCCTATTGAGGATTTGATATCAAAGGAGAAGGAAGAAGCTGATTTTTGTTGCCACGTGAAGGACTTTGTGGTAGGAAGACACGGCTACGGAAGCATCAAGTTCTTGGGGGAAACAGATGTCCGGAAGCTGGATCTTGATTCTGCTGTCCATTTCAACAGTCGCGAGGTGATCATTTATATGGATGAGAGCAAGAAACCTCCAGTTGGACAAGGCCTCAACAAGCCAGCTGAGATAACTCTCCTTAATGTCAGATGCATCAACAAATCAACTGGGAGGGAGTACAAAGATGGGCCAGTGGTCAACAAGTATAGAGATATCCTTATTAAGAAAGCAGCAGAGCAGGATGCAGAATTTGTTTCTTATGATCCAGTACAAGGGCAGTGGAAATTTAGGGTATCACACTTTTAA
- the LOC107860288 gene encoding nuclear pore complex protein NUP98A isoform X1, with the protein MSLFSAPSSSPFSSVILFGSTSGVQQTSNSGVPQLFGTMTSSAPQPARPFGSLTPFGGPLSFNAANNANVSDSSVFGTLEAPAFVFSSNSHFGTQSSDSYSFGQPAVSMSGSKGKESTTPFLKSSGFGMSAFCINQKGSRIASYIATPEIGADTGPSRAKIQSIYGMPTYKDKSQEELRFEDYQLGDKGTLAFNAATTATSGQTENISPGSFTLPTFGKKNDVNSAANEPLLWSRDANVSDSFVFGGLKPPVFGVSSNSHFGTPRCDSYSFGQPALSMSGSKGKESTIPLFQSSGFGKPAFGINQKGSRAASYIATPEKDSARPGGEKILSICAMQTYKDKSQEELRFEDYQLGDKGQKWGFSVGISSTQGFGVIDNTGPLTSPVFNQSPVDQPFYSHFSFSNKNSTATASTPFLKPQQSISHIFPPKTSLLNTCDTESRVASSSSDVSFSPWIHLPFPPLNPASSSSTSSTSSALRNPWALSTSSTTSLTAAPSTTSTFSPLTNPWPFPPLNPTSSSSTFSTSSALRNPWALSTSSTTSLTQSPPRAGLVAPSTTSTFSPLTNPWPFPPLNPASSSSTTSLTQSPLCADLVTPSTTSTFSPLPNPWPFAPLKPSGHDSDQKSSFSPIPVLATGSAPQSSLCLNCLKQLQPTPPGLCNVSSSLSIGLENSRTSSPIMPPAETQPSVQITVEHPNLTTSIQYGISSLPVSNNPAPVRRKSSLIIRHSSLGRRRLPPQKYNPASDKPKVPFFMDKENASGLLRTEVIISPRENLMDWVRPTAKEFPLEDDSRILSQLKHISIDSTHGGKVDDKPKLDPKEMHYDKCGDDKDLDAIMPKLQRSDYYTVPPIEDLISKEKEEADFCCHVKDFVVGRHGYGSIKFLGETDVRKLDLDSAVHFNSREVIIYMDESKKPPVGQGLNKPAEITLLNVRCINKSTGREYKDGPVVNKYRDILIKKAAEQDAEFVSYDPVQGQWKFRVSHF; encoded by the exons ATGTCCTTGTTTTCTGCTCCAT CTTCAAGCCCATTTAGCAGTGTCATCCTATTTGGTTCTACATCCGGAGTTCAACAGACTAGCAACTCCGGTGTGCCACAGTTGTTTGGAACAATGACCTCATCAGCACCACAACCTGCTCGTCCTTTTGGAAGTTTAACACCTTTTGGCG GACCATTATCCTTTAATGCAGCAAATAATGCCAATGTCTCGGACTCCTCTGTATTTGGAACTCTAGAAGCTCCTGCATTTGTTTTTTCAAGCAACTCACACTTTGGCACCCAAAGTTCAGATTCCTATTCCTTTGGCCAACCAGCAGTATCCATGTCAGGGAGCAAAG GAAAAGAAAGTACAACACCTTTCCTCAAGAGCTCTGGTTTTGGAATGTCAGCATTTTGCATTAATCAGAAAGGAAGTAGAATAGCATCATATATTGCAACTCCAGAGATTGGTGCTGACACAGGACCCAGTCGTGCAAAAATTCAATCAATTTACGGAATGCCGACTTATAAAGATAAAAGCCAGGAGGAGTTGAGGTTTGAGGACTACCAGTTAGGTGATAAAG GAACATTAGCCTTTAATGCAGCGACGACTGCTACATCTGGTCAAACAGAAAACATATCCCCGGGTTCATTCACTTTACCGACATTTGGAAAGAAAAATGACGTTAATAGTGCGGCCAATGAACCTCTGCTTTGGTCCAGGGATGCCAATGTCTCAGACTCCTTCGTATTTGGAGGTCTAAAACCTCCTGTGTTTGGTGTTTCAAGCAACTCACACTTTGGCACCCCAAGATGTGATTCCTACTCATTTGGCCAACCAGCTCTATCCATGTCAGGGAGCAAAG GAAAAGAAAGTACAATACCTTTGTTCCAGAGCTCTGGTTTTGGAAAGCCAGCATTTGGTATTAATCAGAAAGGAAGTAGAGCAGCATCATACATTGCAACTCCAGAGAAAGATAGCGCAAGACCTGGTGGTGAAAAAATTCTATCCATTTGCGCAATGCAGACTTATAAAGATAAAAGCCAAGAGGAGTTGAGGTTTGAGGACTACCAGTTAGGTGATAAAG GTCAGAAATGGGGTTTTTCAGTTGGTATTTCCAGCACACAGGGATTTGGTGTCATCGACAACACGGGGCCTCTCACATCACCAGTATTTAACCAATCACCTGTTGATCAACCTTTTTACTCCCAtttctcattttcaaataaaaattctaCAGCAACTGCTTCTACCCCTTTTCTGAAGCCGCAGCAGTCCATTTCCCATATATTCCCCCCTAAAACATCATTGTTAAACACTTGTGACACTGAAAGTAGAGTGGCATCTAGTTCCTCAGATGTTTCATTTTCTCCATGGATCCATTTGCCGTTTCCACCTTTAAATCCAGCTTCCAGTTCTTCCACTTCCTCCACCTCTTCTGCATTAAGGAATCCATGGGCTttatctacatcttccactacatcACTTACGGCTGCACCTTCCACTACCTCCACCTTTTCTCCATTAACCAATCCATGGCCGTTTCCACCTTTAAATCCAACTTCCAGTTCTTCCACTTTCTCCACGTCTTCTGCATTAAGGAATCCATGGGCCttatctacatcttccactacatcACTTACCCAATCTCCACCGCGTGCAGGTTTGGTCGCACCTTCCACTACCTCCACCTTTTCTCCATTAACCAATCCATGGCCATTTCCACCTTTAAATCCAGCTTCCAGTTCTTCCACTACATCACTTACCCAATCTCCACTATGTGCAGATTTAGTCACACCTTCCACTACCTCCACCTTTTCTCCATTACCCAATCCATGGCCGTTTGCACCTTTAAAACCATCAGGCCATGATTCTGATCAAAAGAGCTCTTTTTCTCCCATTCCTGTTTTAGCTACAGGAAGCGCTCCACAATCCTCATTATGCTTGAATTGCTTAAAGCAGTTACAGCCTACTCCCCCAGGACTTTGTAATGTTTCAAGCTCTCTATCTATTGGATTGGAAAACTCAAGAACATCATCACCAATTATGCCTCCTGCTGAAACACAACCTTCAGTCCAAATCACGGTTGAGCACCCGAATTTGACAACATCCATCCAATATGGAATTTCTAGTTTACCT GTTTCTAATAACCCTGCTCCGGTCAGACGAAAATCATCGTTGATAATTCGACATTCATCTCTAGGTCGGCGTAGGTTGCCACCTCAGAAATACAATCCTGCAAGTGATAAACCAAAG GTTCCCTTTTTCATGGATAAAGAAAACGCTTCTGGCTTACTAAGGACAGAAGTCATCATCAGTCCAAGGGAAAATCTAATGGACTGGGTTCGGCCTACCGCTAAAGAATTTCCACTGGAAGATGACTCACGTATATTGTCTCAACTGAAACATATTTCTATAGACA GTACGCACGGAGGCAAAGTTGATGATAAACCCAAGTTAGATCCTAAGGAGATGCATTATGATAAATGTGGCGATGACAAGGATTTGGATGCCATAATGCCGAAGCTCCAACGTTCTGATTACTACACAGTTCCTCCTATTGAGGATTTGATATCAAAGGAGAAGGAAGAAGCTGATTTTTGTTGCCACGTGAAGGACTTTGTGGTAGGAAGACACGGCTACGGAAGCATCAAGTTCTTGGGGGAAACAGATGTCCGGAAGCTGGATCTTGATTCTGCTGTCCATTTCAACAGTCGCGAGGTGATCATTTATATGGATGAGAGCAAGAAACCTCCAGTTGGACAAGGCCTCAACAAGCCAGCTGAGATAACTCTCCTTAATGTCAGATGCATCAACAAATCAACTGGGAGGGAGTACAAAGATGGGCCAGTGGTCAACAAGTATAGAGATATCCTTATTAAGAAAGCAGCAGAGCAGGATGCAGAATTTGTTTCTTATGATCCAGTACAAGGGCAGTGGAAATTTAGGGTATCACACTTTTAA
- the LOC107860288 gene encoding nuclear pore complex protein NUP98A isoform X2 — protein sequence MSLFSAPSSSPFSSVILFGSTSGVQQTSNSGVPQLFGTMTSSAPQPARPFGSLTPFGANNANVSDSSVFGTLEAPAFVFSSNSHFGTQSSDSYSFGQPAVSMSGSKGKESTTPFLKSSGFGMSAFCINQKGSRIASYIATPEIGADTGPSRAKIQSIYGMPTYKDKSQEELRFEDYQLGDKGTLAFNAATTATSGQTENISPGSFTLPTFGKKNDVNSAANEPLLWSRDANVSDSFVFGGLKPPVFGVSSNSHFGTPRCDSYSFGQPALSMSGSKGKESTIPLFQSSGFGKPAFGINQKGSRAASYIATPEKDSARPGGEKILSICAMQTYKDKSQEELRFEDYQLGDKGQKWGFSVGISSTQGFGVIDNTGPLTSPVFNQSPVDQPFYSHFSFSNKNSTATASTPFLKPQQSISHIFPPKTSLLNTCDTESRVASSSSDVSFSPWIHLPFPPLNPASSSSTSSTSSALRNPWALSTSSTTSLTAAPSTTSTFSPLTNPWPFPPLNPTSSSSTFSTSSALRNPWALSTSSTTSLTQSPPRAGLVAPSTTSTFSPLTNPWPFPPLNPASSSSTTSLTQSPLCADLVTPSTTSTFSPLPNPWPFAPLKPSGHDSDQKSSFSPIPVLATGSAPQSSLCLNCLKQLQPTPPGLCNVSSSLSIGLENSRTSSPIMPPAETQPSVQITVEHPNLTTSIQYGISSLPVSNNPAPVRRKSSLIIRHSSLGRRRLPPQKYNPASDKPKVPFFMDKENASGLLRTEVIISPRENLMDWVRPTAKEFPLEDDSRILSQLKHISIDSTHGGKVDDKPKLDPKEMHYDKCGDDKDLDAIMPKLQRSDYYTVPPIEDLISKEKEEADFCCHVKDFVVGRHGYGSIKFLGETDVRKLDLDSAVHFNSREVIIYMDESKKPPVGQGLNKPAEITLLNVRCINKSTGREYKDGPVVNKYRDILIKKAAEQDAEFVSYDPVQGQWKFRVSHF from the exons ATGTCCTTGTTTTCTGCTCCAT CTTCAAGCCCATTTAGCAGTGTCATCCTATTTGGTTCTACATCCGGAGTTCAACAGACTAGCAACTCCGGTGTGCCACAGTTGTTTGGAACAATGACCTCATCAGCACCACAACCTGCTCGTCCTTTTGGAAGTTTAACACCTTTTGGCG CAAATAATGCCAATGTCTCGGACTCCTCTGTATTTGGAACTCTAGAAGCTCCTGCATTTGTTTTTTCAAGCAACTCACACTTTGGCACCCAAAGTTCAGATTCCTATTCCTTTGGCCAACCAGCAGTATCCATGTCAGGGAGCAAAG GAAAAGAAAGTACAACACCTTTCCTCAAGAGCTCTGGTTTTGGAATGTCAGCATTTTGCATTAATCAGAAAGGAAGTAGAATAGCATCATATATTGCAACTCCAGAGATTGGTGCTGACACAGGACCCAGTCGTGCAAAAATTCAATCAATTTACGGAATGCCGACTTATAAAGATAAAAGCCAGGAGGAGTTGAGGTTTGAGGACTACCAGTTAGGTGATAAAG GAACATTAGCCTTTAATGCAGCGACGACTGCTACATCTGGTCAAACAGAAAACATATCCCCGGGTTCATTCACTTTACCGACATTTGGAAAGAAAAATGACGTTAATAGTGCGGCCAATGAACCTCTGCTTTGGTCCAGGGATGCCAATGTCTCAGACTCCTTCGTATTTGGAGGTCTAAAACCTCCTGTGTTTGGTGTTTCAAGCAACTCACACTTTGGCACCCCAAGATGTGATTCCTACTCATTTGGCCAACCAGCTCTATCCATGTCAGGGAGCAAAG GAAAAGAAAGTACAATACCTTTGTTCCAGAGCTCTGGTTTTGGAAAGCCAGCATTTGGTATTAATCAGAAAGGAAGTAGAGCAGCATCATACATTGCAACTCCAGAGAAAGATAGCGCAAGACCTGGTGGTGAAAAAATTCTATCCATTTGCGCAATGCAGACTTATAAAGATAAAAGCCAAGAGGAGTTGAGGTTTGAGGACTACCAGTTAGGTGATAAAG GTCAGAAATGGGGTTTTTCAGTTGGTATTTCCAGCACACAGGGATTTGGTGTCATCGACAACACGGGGCCTCTCACATCACCAGTATTTAACCAATCACCTGTTGATCAACCTTTTTACTCCCAtttctcattttcaaataaaaattctaCAGCAACTGCTTCTACCCCTTTTCTGAAGCCGCAGCAGTCCATTTCCCATATATTCCCCCCTAAAACATCATTGTTAAACACTTGTGACACTGAAAGTAGAGTGGCATCTAGTTCCTCAGATGTTTCATTTTCTCCATGGATCCATTTGCCGTTTCCACCTTTAAATCCAGCTTCCAGTTCTTCCACTTCCTCCACCTCTTCTGCATTAAGGAATCCATGGGCTttatctacatcttccactacatcACTTACGGCTGCACCTTCCACTACCTCCACCTTTTCTCCATTAACCAATCCATGGCCGTTTCCACCTTTAAATCCAACTTCCAGTTCTTCCACTTTCTCCACGTCTTCTGCATTAAGGAATCCATGGGCCttatctacatcttccactacatcACTTACCCAATCTCCACCGCGTGCAGGTTTGGTCGCACCTTCCACTACCTCCACCTTTTCTCCATTAACCAATCCATGGCCATTTCCACCTTTAAATCCAGCTTCCAGTTCTTCCACTACATCACTTACCCAATCTCCACTATGTGCAGATTTAGTCACACCTTCCACTACCTCCACCTTTTCTCCATTACCCAATCCATGGCCGTTTGCACCTTTAAAACCATCAGGCCATGATTCTGATCAAAAGAGCTCTTTTTCTCCCATTCCTGTTTTAGCTACAGGAAGCGCTCCACAATCCTCATTATGCTTGAATTGCTTAAAGCAGTTACAGCCTACTCCCCCAGGACTTTGTAATGTTTCAAGCTCTCTATCTATTGGATTGGAAAACTCAAGAACATCATCACCAATTATGCCTCCTGCTGAAACACAACCTTCAGTCCAAATCACGGTTGAGCACCCGAATTTGACAACATCCATCCAATATGGAATTTCTAGTTTACCT GTTTCTAATAACCCTGCTCCGGTCAGACGAAAATCATCGTTGATAATTCGACATTCATCTCTAGGTCGGCGTAGGTTGCCACCTCAGAAATACAATCCTGCAAGTGATAAACCAAAG GTTCCCTTTTTCATGGATAAAGAAAACGCTTCTGGCTTACTAAGGACAGAAGTCATCATCAGTCCAAGGGAAAATCTAATGGACTGGGTTCGGCCTACCGCTAAAGAATTTCCACTGGAAGATGACTCACGTATATTGTCTCAACTGAAACATATTTCTATAGACA GTACGCACGGAGGCAAAGTTGATGATAAACCCAAGTTAGATCCTAAGGAGATGCATTATGATAAATGTGGCGATGACAAGGATTTGGATGCCATAATGCCGAAGCTCCAACGTTCTGATTACTACACAGTTCCTCCTATTGAGGATTTGATATCAAAGGAGAAGGAAGAAGCTGATTTTTGTTGCCACGTGAAGGACTTTGTGGTAGGAAGACACGGCTACGGAAGCATCAAGTTCTTGGGGGAAACAGATGTCCGGAAGCTGGATCTTGATTCTGCTGTCCATTTCAACAGTCGCGAGGTGATCATTTATATGGATGAGAGCAAGAAACCTCCAGTTGGACAAGGCCTCAACAAGCCAGCTGAGATAACTCTCCTTAATGTCAGATGCATCAACAAATCAACTGGGAGGGAGTACAAAGATGGGCCAGTGGTCAACAAGTATAGAGATATCCTTATTAAGAAAGCAGCAGAGCAGGATGCAGAATTTGTTTCTTATGATCCAGTACAAGGGCAGTGGAAATTTAGGGTATCACACTTTTAA
- the LOC107860291 gene encoding uncharacterized protein LOC107860291 — protein MSSTHHAKTDSEVTSLAPSSPNRPVYYVQSPSRDSHDGEKTTNSFHSTPILSPMGSPGRQSRDSSSTRYSGSLKPGSQKSSNGSRSNSGRHHHHRHRKGDKQQWKEFDAIEEEGLLDDDGYNKGVPRRCYFLAFVVGFFLLFTFFSLILWGASRNQKPVVTMKSISYNEFGVQAGMDFSGVATEMISMNSTVKLTFRNTGTFFGVHVTSTPLVLSFSQLTVATGTINKFYQRRKSQRTVAVTLIGSKIPLYGGGVDLGSKEGKPIAPVSLNLDFMVRARAYVLGRVVKPKFYKKVQCSVVMDPKKMNVPTSLKKSCTYI, from the exons ATGTCGTCGACGCATCATGCTAAGACGGATTCGGAGGTGACGAGTTTAGCCCCGTCATCTCCGAATCGGCCTGTTTACTACGTCCAGAGCCCGTCGAGGGACTCACATGATGGAGAGAAGACTACTAACTCTTTTCACTCTACGCCCATTCTTAGCCCAATGGGTTCACCGGGTCGACAATCCAGGGACTCATCTTCCACCAGGTATTCGGGCTCACTCAAGCCCGGTTCGCAGAAGTCGAGCAATGGGTCTAGAAGCAACAGTGGGAGAcaccatcatcatcgtcatcgAAAGGGTGATAAGCAGCAATGGAAAGAATTTGATGCTATAGAAGAAGAAGGACTTCTTGATGATGATGGCTATAATAAGGGTGTACCTCGTCGCTGTTACTTCTTGGCTTTTGTTGTTGGCTTCTTTTTGctcttcactttcttttctttaatcttgtggGGTGCCAGCAGAAATCAGAAACCTGTCGTTACCATGAAG AGTATATCATATAATGAATTTGGGGTTCAAGCGGGAATGGACTTCTCAGGAGTTGCAACAGAGATGATATCAATGAACTCAACAGTGAAGTTGACATTTCGTAATACAGGAACATTCTTTGGGGTGCATGTAACATCTACGCCTCTTGTTCTTTCCTTTTCACAACTCACTGTTGCCACTGGAACT ATAAACAAGTTTTACCAACGAAGAAAAAGTCAGAGAACAGTAGCAGTGACTTTAATAGGAAGTAAAATTCCACTGTATGGAGGAGGAGTCGACTTGGGCAGCAAAGAGGGTAAACCAATTGCACCAGTATCATTGAACTTAGATTTCATGGTTCGAGCCAGGGCTTATGTTTTGGGAAGAGTGGTCAAGCCCAAATTCTACAAGAAGGTTCAATGTTCAGTTGTAATGGACCCTAAGAAAATGAACGTTCCCACATCGTTGAAGAAATCCTGCACCTACATATAA
- the LOC107860290 gene encoding mitogen-activated protein kinase kinase kinase 20, with the protein MDWIRGETVGHGSFGKVNFAIPRKQSTLFSPCMVVKSSAASCSATLMNEKLILEELDCCPQIIRCFGDSYTYEKGEKLYNVLLEYASGGALSDKIKNSRDLRLPEFEISKYTKDLLKGLHYIHKSGYVHCDVKLQNILLGEDGQVKIADFGLSKRAESMKDGNLRCELRGTPLYMSPEMVTAGEQDTPSDIWALGCVVAEMATGNPVWRCSDVTKLLMAIGVGDQLPEVPEKLSGKAKDFLGKCFVKDPRKRWTAEMLLDHPFVIADRDETVPLNNETCYSNTPSISPRCPFDFPDWTSDDSAESTATCQITSLPSPAIQELINFSGGSLSTSPAERLRGLMNELIPQSEWDDADDDWVSIR; encoded by the coding sequence ATGGACTGGATTCGAGGTGAAACAGTAGGCCATGGTAGCTTCGGCAAAGTCAATTTTGCTATACCCAGAAAACAGAGCACTCTGTTTTCTCCATGTATGGTTGTCAAGTCATCTGCAGCTTCTTGTTCAGCTACACTGATGAACGAGAAACTGATCTTGGAGGAGCTTGACTGCTGCCCTCAGATCATTCGCTGTTTTGGTGACAGCTATACGTACGAAAAAGGCGAAAAATTGTACAATGTCTTGTTGGAGTATGCTTCAGGGGGTGCCTTGTCGGataagatcaagaattcaagggATCTGAGACTGCCTGAATTTGAAATCAGTAAATATACAAAGGATTTACTGAAAGGGCTACACTATATTCACAAGAGCGGCTATGTTCACTGCGACGTTAAACTACAGAACATACTTCTTGGCGAAGATGGGCAAGTTAAAATTGCTGATTTTGGATTGTCCAAGAGAGCTGAATCCATGAAAGATGGAAATTTGCGATGTGAACTGAGGGGTACTCCATTGTACATGTCGCCAGAAATGGTAACCGCCGGTGAACAGGACACTCCATCTGATATCTGGGCACTTGGATGCGTGGTGGCGGAAATGGCAACAGGTAATCCAGTGTGGAGATGTTCAGATGTAACTAAATTGTTAATGGCAATTGGAGTGGGCGATCAATTGCCTGAAGTTCCTGAAAAATTATCAGGAAAAGCAAAAGATTTTCTAGGAAAATGCTTCGTAAAGGACCCAAGAAAAAGATGGACGGCGGAGATGCTACTAGATCACCCCTTTGTAATAGCTGATCGAGATGAAACTGTTCCATTAAATAACGAAACATGCTACAGTAACACCCCTTCAATATCTCCTAGATGCCCATTTGATTTCCCAGATTGGACATCTGATGACTCTGCTGAATCAACAGCAACATGTCAAATTACATCTCTACCCTCACCGGCGATTCAAGAATTGATCAATTTTAGCGGCGGGTCATTATCCACATCGCCGGCTGAGAGGCTTAGGGGATTAATGAATGAACTCATACCACAATCTGAATGGGATGATGCTGATGATGATTGGGTCAGCATTCGGTGA